One Amycolatopsis thermophila DNA segment encodes these proteins:
- a CDS encoding class I SAM-dependent methyltransferase has product MPSCRACGTADGELVLDLGEQPPCDLFPPATDPGPDPVWPLRMWMCARCALAQLAEDPGTAEEPAGVEPRALTDQAADAVARLTRAGLVRPGATVAEFGSPHGGSWLPLLRAAGMREAAADEPADVVVDCFGLMHEPDQRAAMARRAARLAPGGALLMQFHSLASIVRQGQWNALRHGHFAYYSAPAAITLAASAGLGPGRSWSFDLYGGTVLLELRREPAPDEATAALVAAERAAGIEDIGVVAGLGRAVGQGCDRVLARLRDYAGRGVVGYGAASRAVVLLRRAGIDIDLLPAIVDISPAKHGRRMPGTRIPVVGPENLTHPIPHAVLLFVPDLEAEVRTAFPQLDGGHCEWILA; this is encoded by the coding sequence GTGCCATCTTGCCGGGCGTGCGGCACGGCCGACGGGGAGCTCGTGCTCGACCTGGGGGAGCAACCGCCGTGCGACCTGTTCCCGCCCGCCACCGATCCCGGCCCCGACCCGGTGTGGCCGCTGCGGATGTGGATGTGCGCGCGGTGCGCGCTGGCGCAGCTGGCCGAGGACCCCGGCACGGCCGAGGAGCCGGCGGGGGTGGAACCGAGGGCGCTGACCGACCAGGCCGCCGACGCGGTCGCCCGGCTGACGCGGGCCGGGCTGGTGCGGCCGGGTGCGACCGTGGCCGAGTTCGGCAGCCCGCACGGCGGGTCGTGGCTGCCGTTGCTGCGCGCCGCCGGCATGCGGGAGGCCGCCGCGGACGAGCCCGCCGACGTCGTGGTCGACTGCTTCGGCCTGATGCACGAACCGGACCAGCGCGCGGCGATGGCGCGCCGGGCCGCGCGGCTGGCTCCCGGCGGCGCACTGCTCATGCAGTTCCACTCGCTGGCCTCGATCGTCCGTCAGGGACAGTGGAACGCCTTGCGGCACGGGCATTTCGCGTACTACTCGGCACCGGCGGCGATCACACTGGCCGCCTCCGCCGGGCTCGGGCCGGGGCGCAGCTGGAGCTTCGACCTCTACGGCGGCACCGTGCTGCTGGAGCTGCGCCGCGAGCCGGCGCCGGACGAGGCGACCGCCGCGCTGGTGGCCGCCGAACGCGCCGCCGGCATCGAGGACATCGGCGTGGTGGCGGGACTGGGCCGGGCGGTCGGGCAGGGGTGCGACCGCGTGCTGGCGCGGCTGCGCGACTACGCCGGCCGCGGCGTGGTGGGCTACGGTGCGGCCTCCCGTGCCGTCGTCTTGCTTCGCCGCGCGGGAATCGATATCGATCTGTTGCCCGCGATCGTCGACATCTCCCCGGCGAAGCACGGCCGGCGTATGCCCGGTACCCGGATACCGGTGGTCGGTCCGGAGAACCTCACCCACCCGATCCCGCACGCCGTCCTGCTGTTCGTCCCCGATCTTGAAGCCGAGGTGCGCACGGCTTTCCCGCAGCTCGACGGGGGCCACTGCGAGTGGATCCTGGCCTGA
- a CDS encoding glucose-1-phosphate cytidylyltransferase, whose amino-acid sequence MKVVLFCGGYGMRMRNGPADDVPKPMQMVGPRPLLWHVMRYYAHFGHTEFVLCLGYGARHIKDFFLSYTETASNDFVLRGGEVELLSTDISDWTITFVHTGVESPIGERLRRVREHVEGEEMFLANYADVLTDAPLDVMVDNLAAADAGASMMVVPPQSSFHCVQFAGDGNRVSSISSASRLPLWENAGYFVLRQEIFDHLPENGDLVEDGCAALAEKDRLIAYPYRGFWQPADTFKERAALDAAYESGARPWMLWERPSTIPAGVR is encoded by the coding sequence ATGAAGGTGGTGCTCTTCTGCGGTGGCTACGGGATGCGCATGCGCAACGGCCCCGCGGACGACGTCCCGAAGCCGATGCAGATGGTCGGCCCGCGGCCGCTGCTGTGGCACGTGATGCGCTACTACGCGCACTTCGGGCACACCGAGTTCGTCCTGTGCCTGGGCTACGGCGCCCGGCACATCAAGGACTTCTTCCTGTCCTACACCGAGACCGCGTCCAACGACTTCGTGCTGCGCGGTGGCGAGGTCGAGCTGCTGTCCACCGACATCAGCGACTGGACGATCACGTTCGTGCACACCGGTGTCGAATCGCCGATCGGCGAGCGGCTGCGGCGCGTGCGCGAGCACGTCGAGGGCGAGGAGATGTTCCTGGCCAACTACGCCGACGTGCTCACCGACGCCCCGCTCGACGTCATGGTCGACAACCTCGCCGCCGCCGACGCGGGCGCCTCGATGATGGTGGTTCCGCCGCAGTCGTCGTTCCACTGCGTCCAGTTCGCCGGCGACGGCAACCGGGTCTCCTCGATCAGCTCGGCCAGCCGCCTGCCGCTGTGGGAGAACGCCGGCTACTTCGTGCTCCGCCAGGAGATCTTCGACCACCTGCCGGAGAACGGCGACCTGGTCGAGGACGGCTGCGCCGCACTGGCCGAAAAGGACCGCCTGATCGCCTACCCCTACCGCGGGTTCTGGCAGCCCGCGGACACGTTCAAGGAACGGGCGGCGCTCGACGCGGCCTACGAGAGCGGCGCGCGACCCTGGATGCTGTGGGAGCGCCCGTCCACGATCCCGGCGGGGGTGCGGTGA
- a CDS encoding glycosyltransferase family 2 protein, protein MPASKDSTALTIMDSPSPVTDYENLGDAFAFAAAHPPRRGPDPRVTIVVPAKNEAPNLREVLPELPPVHEVLVVDADSGDGTPEVARAARPGTRVIRQTRRGKGNALACGFLAASGDVIVMFDADGSADPAEIPRFVEALTGGADFAKGTRFAPGGGSHDITHLRAAGNSGLNRLSNTLFSAGFTDLCYGYNAFWRDLVPLLNLPPVFAPAGEEMLWGDGFEIETVINCRMAALGLWITEVPSVERARLHGETNLRTFSDGGRVLRTLVAEWQRVGRQRRSRRFGLFTPEPAAEVPAPLALDTKVPEA, encoded by the coding sequence GTGCCCGCCAGCAAGGACAGCACGGCGTTGACGATCATGGATTCCCCCAGTCCCGTCACCGACTACGAGAACCTCGGCGACGCGTTCGCCTTCGCCGCCGCGCACCCGCCCCGCCGCGGCCCCGATCCGCGCGTCACCATCGTGGTCCCGGCCAAGAACGAGGCGCCGAACCTGCGCGAGGTCCTGCCCGAGCTGCCGCCGGTGCACGAGGTGCTGGTGGTCGACGCCGACTCCGGCGACGGCACGCCCGAGGTCGCCCGCGCCGCCCGTCCCGGCACGCGCGTGATCCGGCAGACCCGCCGGGGCAAGGGCAACGCGCTGGCCTGCGGCTTCCTCGCCGCCTCCGGCGACGTCATCGTCATGTTCGACGCCGACGGCTCGGCCGATCCGGCGGAGATCCCGCGGTTCGTGGAAGCGCTCACCGGCGGCGCCGACTTCGCCAAGGGCACCCGGTTCGCCCCCGGTGGCGGCAGCCACGACATCACACACCTGCGCGCGGCCGGCAACTCCGGCCTCAACCGGCTGTCGAACACGCTCTTCAGCGCCGGCTTCACCGACCTGTGCTACGGGTACAACGCGTTCTGGCGCGACCTGGTTCCCCTGCTGAACCTGCCGCCGGTGTTCGCGCCGGCCGGCGAGGAGATGCTGTGGGGCGACGGCTTCGAGATCGAGACCGTGATCAACTGCCGGATGGCCGCGCTGGGCCTGTGGATCACGGAGGTGCCCAGCGTCGAGCGGGCCCGCCTGCACGGTGAGACCAACCTGCGCACCTTCTCCGACGGCGGGCGGGTGCTGCGCACGCTGGTGGCCGAGTGGCAGCGGGTCGGCCGTCAGCGCCGCAGCCGGCGCTTCGGCCTGTTCACCCCCGAGCCCGCCGCCGAGGTCCCCGCGCCGCTCGCGCTGGACACGAAGGTTCCCGAAGCATGA
- a CDS encoding lipopolysaccharide biosynthesis protein: protein MTLEKETAPGKGMVADGLALSASAAITALAGMIGWVLAARLLPAAEVGDTSAFVSGFLLIAGIAELGLGPAVLRWLPRAGSRQPKLLLRTYLVVLAGGVVGSVAFVLVPAGADVVHRVPAGVAWFLVAGIGWTLFQFQDEVLTGLGLARWVPVENTSFSVARLGLLAGLGPVAGALGLVLSWAVPTLIGVVVVTILIRRSVRRTAAAREPGVLPDRREILRLLAPSYPAMVCVVVLYNLVPLIVLHRFGAEANAVFFVVWTAINALDVAATAFVNPLVVRLSAEPDHARSLVTGAGKRLVMVFVPLLAAGALLAWVMLAIFGPEYTQGTDLLRVLLAAQVPRLAVVLGVAVHLAAGRGAGVALLQAATAASAVVLALLVPTAFGFGTGMLVAQTVIAAAVLIDLRRRLSRAARP from the coding sequence ATGACGCTGGAGAAGGAGACCGCACCCGGGAAGGGCATGGTGGCCGACGGGCTGGCGCTGTCGGCGTCGGCCGCGATCACCGCGCTCGCCGGGATGATCGGCTGGGTGCTGGCCGCGCGCCTGCTGCCGGCCGCCGAGGTCGGCGACACCTCCGCGTTCGTGTCGGGTTTCCTGCTCATCGCCGGGATCGCCGAGCTCGGCCTGGGCCCGGCGGTGCTGCGCTGGCTGCCCCGCGCCGGTTCCCGGCAGCCGAAGCTGCTGCTGCGCACCTACCTGGTCGTGCTGGCCGGCGGTGTCGTCGGCTCGGTCGCGTTCGTGCTCGTGCCCGCCGGCGCGGACGTCGTGCACCGGGTGCCGGCCGGGGTGGCCTGGTTCCTCGTCGCCGGCATCGGCTGGACCCTGTTCCAGTTCCAGGACGAGGTGCTGACCGGGCTCGGGCTGGCCCGCTGGGTGCCGGTGGAGAACACCTCGTTCAGCGTCGCGCGCCTGGGCCTGCTGGCCGGGCTCGGGCCGGTCGCCGGCGCGCTCGGGCTGGTGCTGTCCTGGGCGGTGCCGACGCTGATCGGCGTCGTGGTCGTGACGATCCTGATCCGGCGGTCGGTGCGGCGCACCGCGGCTGCGCGGGAGCCGGGCGTGCTGCCCGACCGGCGCGAGATCCTGCGCCTGCTGGCCCCCTCCTACCCCGCCATGGTGTGCGTGGTGGTGCTCTACAACCTGGTGCCGCTGATCGTGCTGCACCGGTTCGGCGCCGAGGCCAACGCCGTCTTCTTCGTGGTGTGGACCGCGATCAACGCGCTCGACGTCGCGGCCACCGCGTTCGTCAACCCGCTGGTGGTGCGCCTGTCCGCCGAACCGGATCACGCCCGGTCGCTGGTCACCGGCGCGGGCAAGCGGCTGGTGATGGTGTTCGTCCCGCTGCTCGCGGCCGGCGCGCTGCTGGCCTGGGTGATGCTGGCGATCTTCGGCCCGGAGTACACCCAGGGCACCGACCTGTTGCGGGTCCTGCTGGCCGCCCAGGTGCCCCGGCTGGCCGTCGTGCTCGGCGTCGCCGTGCACCTCGCCGCCGGGCGCGGGGCGGGTGTGGCGCTGTTGCAGGCCGCGACCGCCGCCTCCGCGGTGGTGCTGGCGCTGCTCGTGCCGACCGCGTTCGGCTTCGGGACCGGAATGCTGGTCGCCCAGACCGTCATCGCCGCGGCGGTGCTGATCGACCTGCGGCGGCGGCTGTCCCGGGCGGCGCGTCCGTGA
- a CDS encoding glycosyltransferase: MTSFDTSVVICAYTERRWADLAAAVASARGQSVPPREIIVVVDHNPELERRAAAEFDGVTVVPNAGRRGLSGARNTALGIAKGDVIAFLDDDAEAAPDWLEQLLAGYRDRDVLAVGGSARPRWPAGRRPAKLPAGRGSLTGELDWVVGCTYTGQPTAETPVRNLMGCNMSFRREAFALAGVFSEDLGRIGRTPLGCEETELCIRLRQAAPDARIVFRPEAVVHHRVTPDRVTWAYLRRRGWGEGLSKAYVSRLVGREAALSTERDYLSRAIPAAVVREFGRLAVGRVSGASGVLGLVTVVSSTAAGYLRGKAQIRTPRPGPSPSLVHGPIHIATVEARTAPEVLPVPHRRVGHYRAAQVLVRDGDRTVDVLLLPVEHGVVRLPNLAAPPAPRRRPEFTRPPVSVVIPTAYRKREAVASARAALEAGYPDLEVIVVDNLPRLPEGDAWLRGEVEALGARYLVEPRKGVSTARNTGARAASHDLIAFVDENITVEPGWFDAVAEEFAADPAVACVTSLVLPASLETDAEVLFERLKGYSNSVRWQRIDRDTAREDPLYPLSMARYGPGSCATWRRAVFEDLGGFDPLLGAGTPTMAGEDLDLFVRLAYAGGAVVHTPHAVARHIHRADWLELRERMRGYGVGLAAMLLLSVRRRPVTAFSILRRVPRGAARLAARTPELPLSDRAARSRLRQLRRDERLGLLGGAAALVRARGEGGSGHR; the protein is encoded by the coding sequence ATGACCTCGTTCGACACCAGCGTGGTGATCTGCGCCTACACCGAACGGCGCTGGGCGGACCTGGCCGCGGCGGTGGCCTCGGCCCGCGGGCAGTCGGTGCCGCCGCGCGAGATCATCGTGGTCGTCGACCACAACCCGGAGCTGGAGCGCCGGGCCGCCGCGGAGTTCGACGGCGTGACGGTGGTGCCCAACGCCGGGCGGCGCGGACTGTCCGGCGCCCGCAACACCGCGCTCGGCATCGCCAAGGGCGACGTGATCGCGTTCCTCGACGACGACGCCGAGGCCGCGCCGGACTGGCTGGAGCAGCTGCTGGCCGGCTACCGCGACCGGGACGTGCTGGCCGTCGGCGGCTCCGCCCGGCCGCGCTGGCCCGCCGGGCGGCGGCCCGCGAAGCTGCCGGCGGGCCGCGGCTCGCTCACCGGCGAGCTGGACTGGGTCGTCGGCTGCACCTACACCGGGCAGCCCACCGCCGAGACGCCGGTGCGCAACCTCATGGGCTGCAACATGTCCTTCCGCCGCGAGGCCTTCGCGCTGGCCGGGGTGTTCTCCGAGGACCTCGGCCGCATCGGGCGCACCCCGCTGGGCTGCGAGGAGACCGAGCTGTGCATCCGGCTGCGCCAGGCGGCGCCGGACGCGCGGATCGTCTTCCGGCCCGAGGCCGTGGTGCACCACCGCGTGACGCCGGACCGGGTCACCTGGGCGTACCTGCGCCGCCGCGGCTGGGGCGAGGGCCTGTCCAAGGCCTACGTCTCCCGCCTCGTCGGCAGGGAGGCGGCGCTGTCCACCGAGCGGGACTACCTCAGCCGGGCCATCCCGGCCGCGGTCGTGCGCGAGTTCGGGCGCCTGGCAGTGGGCCGCGTGAGCGGTGCCTCCGGTGTGCTCGGCCTGGTGACCGTGGTGTCCTCGACCGCGGCCGGCTACCTGCGGGGCAAGGCGCAGATCCGCACCCCGCGGCCCGGCCCGTCGCCGTCGCTGGTGCACGGCCCGATCCACATCGCCACCGTCGAGGCGCGCACCGCGCCGGAGGTGCTGCCCGTCCCGCACCGGCGGGTGGGGCACTACCGGGCGGCGCAGGTGCTGGTCCGCGACGGCGACCGCACGGTCGACGTCCTGCTGCTCCCGGTCGAGCACGGCGTGGTGCGGCTGCCGAACCTGGCCGCCCCGCCCGCCCCGCGCCGGCGCCCGGAGTTCACCAGACCGCCGGTCAGCGTCGTCATCCCGACCGCGTACCGCAAGCGGGAGGCCGTCGCGAGCGCCCGCGCCGCGCTCGAGGCCGGGTACCCCGATCTCGAGGTGATCGTGGTCGACAACCTGCCGCGGCTGCCCGAGGGGGACGCCTGGTTGCGCGGCGAGGTCGAGGCCCTCGGCGCGCGTTACCTCGTCGAGCCGCGCAAGGGTGTCAGCACCGCGCGCAACACCGGGGCCCGCGCGGCGAGCCACGACCTGATCGCGTTCGTGGACGAGAACATCACCGTCGAGCCGGGCTGGTTCGACGCGGTGGCCGAGGAGTTCGCCGCGGACCCCGCGGTCGCGTGCGTGACCTCGCTGGTGCTCCCGGCCAGCCTGGAGACCGACGCCGAGGTCCTGTTCGAACGGCTCAAGGGCTACAGCAACTCCGTGCGGTGGCAGCGGATCGACCGCGACACCGCCCGCGAGGACCCGCTGTACCCGCTGTCCATGGCGCGTTACGGCCCGGGCAGCTGCGCGACCTGGCGCCGCGCGGTGTTCGAGGACCTCGGCGGGTTCGACCCGCTGCTCGGCGCCGGCACGCCGACGATGGCGGGGGAGGACCTGGACCTGTTCGTGCGGCTGGCCTACGCCGGCGGCGCGGTGGTCCACACCCCGCACGCCGTGGCCCGGCACATCCACCGCGCCGACTGGCTCGAGCTGCGCGAGCGGATGCGCGGCTACGGCGTGGGACTGGCCGCGATGCTCCTGCTGTCCGTGCGCCGCCGCCCGGTCACCGCGTTCTCCATCCTGCGCCGGGTGCCGCGCGGGGCCGCCCGCCTGGCCGCGCGCACGCCCGAACTGCCGCTGTCCGACCGCGCGGCCCGCTCGCGCCTGCGGCAGCTGCGCCGCGACGAGCGCCTGGGCCTGCTCGGCGGCGCCGCGGCCCTGGTGCGGGCCCGGGGTGAGGGCGGGTCCGGCCACCGGTGA
- a CDS encoding class I SAM-dependent methyltransferase codes for MPAEPLSCRLCGSPDLRSVVDLGASPPCESFLAPDQLDAPEPAYPLHLRICPDCLLAQLPPLIDPVETFTEYAYFSSFSSSWLAHAERFVDSAAARLGLGPDSFVVEVASNDGYLLRNVVARGVRCLGIEPSVNVGAAAREAGVPTLTEFLTPETGERVRREHGPADLVVANNVYAHIPDVLGFTRGLRALVADDGWVSIEVQHLLSLIELTQYDTIYHEHFQYYTLASARRALATAGLAVADVELLDTHGGSIRVWARPAEVAGEPSARVTGVLERERAAGLHELSGYAGFARRVGEVRLSLLEFLIGAKRRGERVVGYGAPGKGNTLLNHCGIRPDLLEYTVDRNPYKHGRFTPGTRIPILEPDRIEADRPDYVLVLPWNLRAELTEQLRHIADWGGRLVFAIPELEIVSPEVPEIPALQAVEVN; via the coding sequence ATGCCAGCCGAGCCGCTGTCCTGCCGCCTGTGCGGTTCGCCGGACCTGCGGAGCGTGGTCGACCTCGGCGCCAGTCCGCCGTGCGAATCGTTCCTCGCGCCGGACCAGCTCGACGCGCCCGAGCCGGCGTACCCCCTGCACCTGCGGATCTGCCCGGACTGCCTGCTGGCCCAGCTGCCGCCCCTGATCGATCCCGTCGAGACTTTCACCGAATACGCTTACTTCTCGTCATTTTCCTCCTCCTGGCTCGCGCACGCGGAACGGTTCGTCGACTCCGCGGCCGCCCGCCTGGGCCTGGGCCCGGACTCCTTCGTCGTCGAGGTCGCCAGCAACGACGGGTACCTGCTGCGCAACGTCGTCGCGCGCGGCGTGCGCTGCCTGGGCATCGAGCCGTCGGTCAACGTCGGCGCGGCCGCCCGGGAGGCCGGCGTGCCGACCCTGACCGAGTTCCTGACCCCGGAGACCGGCGAGCGCGTGCGGCGCGAGCACGGCCCGGCGGACCTGGTGGTGGCCAACAACGTCTACGCCCACATCCCCGACGTCCTCGGGTTCACGCGCGGCCTGCGCGCGCTCGTCGCCGACGACGGCTGGGTCTCGATCGAGGTGCAGCACCTGCTCAGCCTCATCGAGCTGACCCAGTACGACACGATCTACCACGAGCACTTCCAGTACTACACGCTCGCCTCGGCCCGCCGCGCCCTCGCGACCGCCGGCTTGGCCGTGGCCGACGTCGAGCTGCTGGACACCCACGGCGGCTCGATCCGCGTGTGGGCGCGGCCGGCCGAGGTCGCGGGCGAGCCGTCGGCGCGCGTCACCGGTGTGCTGGAGCGCGAGCGGGCCGCGGGCCTGCACGAGCTGTCCGGGTACGCCGGTTTCGCCCGCCGTGTCGGCGAGGTCCGGTTGTCCCTGCTGGAGTTCCTGATCGGGGCGAAGCGCCGCGGCGAGCGCGTGGTCGGCTACGGCGCGCCGGGCAAGGGCAACACGCTGCTCAACCACTGCGGGATCCGGCCCGACCTGCTCGAGTACACTGTGGACCGGAATCCGTACAAGCACGGCCGGTTCACCCCCGGTACGCGCATCCCGATCCTCGAACCGGACCGGATCGAGGCGGACCGCCCCGACTACGTGCTCGTGCTGCCGTGGAACCTGCGCGCCGAGCTGACCGAGCAGCTGCGCCACATCGCGGACTGGGGCGGCCGGCTGGTGTTCGCGATCCCGGAACTCGAGATCGTCTCCCCGGAAGTCCCGGAAATCCCCGCGCTGCAGGCTGTCGAGGTGAACTGA
- a CDS encoding NAD-dependent epimerase/dehydratase family protein, translating into MRVLLTGHQGYLGSVMAPVLREAGHEVLGLDSGLFAACVLGPRPDDPPGEPADLRDVTADRLSGVDAVIHLAALSNDPLGALAPELTYEINHTASVQLAKLAKDAGVRRFLYASTCSVYGAAGEELVTEDAPLRPVTPYAESKVRVEDDLHDLADAGFSPVYLRNATAFGFSPRLRADIVLNNLVGHAVLTGQVRVLSDGTPWRPLVHALDIARAFAAALTAPAEAVHDRAFNVGTEANNLTVRQIAESVVTAVPGSELLITGEAGPDPRSYRVDFSRIREALPGYDAVWTVADGARELAGHYTRHGLTMEAFTGRYTRLAWLKSEQARGALAADLRRDRT; encoded by the coding sequence ATGCGCGTTCTGCTGACCGGTCACCAGGGGTACCTGGGCTCGGTGATGGCGCCGGTGCTGCGCGAGGCCGGGCACGAGGTGCTCGGGCTGGACTCCGGCCTGTTCGCGGCCTGCGTGCTCGGGCCGCGGCCGGACGACCCGCCGGGCGAGCCGGCGGACCTGCGCGACGTCACCGCCGACCGGCTGTCCGGAGTGGACGCCGTGATCCACCTGGCCGCGCTGTCCAACGACCCGCTCGGCGCCCTCGCGCCCGAACTGACCTACGAGATCAACCACACCGCGTCGGTCCAGCTGGCCAAGCTCGCCAAGGACGCCGGGGTGCGGCGGTTCCTCTACGCCTCCACGTGCTCGGTCTACGGCGCGGCGGGGGAGGAGCTGGTGACCGAGGACGCGCCGCTGCGCCCGGTCACCCCGTACGCCGAGTCCAAGGTCCGGGTCGAGGACGACCTGCACGACCTCGCCGACGCCGGCTTCAGCCCGGTGTACCTGCGCAACGCCACCGCCTTCGGGTTCTCGCCGCGGCTGCGCGCGGACATCGTCCTGAACAACCTGGTGGGCCACGCCGTGCTCACCGGCCAGGTGCGGGTGCTCTCCGACGGCACTCCGTGGCGGCCGCTGGTGCACGCGCTCGACATCGCCCGGGCCTTCGCGGCGGCGCTGACCGCGCCCGCCGAAGCCGTGCACGACCGGGCGTTCAACGTGGGCACCGAGGCCAACAACCTCACCGTCCGCCAGATCGCCGAGTCCGTGGTCACCGCGGTGCCCGGCTCGGAGCTGCTGATCACCGGCGAGGCGGGCCCGGACCCGCGCTCCTACCGGGTCGACTTCTCCCGGATCCGGGAAGCGCTTCCCGGCTACGACGCCGTCTGGACCGTCGCCGACGGCGCCAGGGAACTGGCCGGGCACTACACCCGTCACGGCCTGACCATGGAGGCCTTCACCGGGCGCTACACGCGCCTGGCGTGGCTGAAGTCCGAACAGGCCCGCGGCGCGCTCGCGGCGGATCTGCGAAGAGACCGAACCTGA
- a CDS encoding glycoside hydrolase family 16 protein has translation MVRRVVILIACVVLAGVAIIAVRVTSDRFESDGDTPTVVTAPPSTAVVTPDRSDEAAVNYGWRLTDSDDFDGRRVDTSKWEVYQGFNTVSGETLSKDQCVVRGGVLTLVGNGDDTAATCGIAWHDDRTYGRWEVRARFPAPADHDFNPVLLLWPESDTNADGEIDFAEIYDPARQFVESWLHGKGNTDAGHTRKDPFDITGWHNYAVEWQPDHVTCYIDGVAWATYGMPGTIPDQPMHLVIQQNHNRHKPQPPLRSTAEVDRVRLYE, from the coding sequence GTGGTGCGTCGCGTAGTCATCCTGATCGCCTGCGTAGTCCTGGCGGGTGTCGCGATCATCGCCGTGCGAGTGACGTCGGATCGCTTCGAGTCGGATGGCGACACGCCGACGGTGGTGACGGCGCCACCGAGCACGGCCGTGGTGACCCCGGACCGGTCGGACGAGGCCGCGGTCAACTACGGATGGCGGCTCACCGACTCCGACGACTTCGACGGCCGCCGGGTGGACACCTCCAAGTGGGAGGTCTACCAGGGGTTCAACACGGTCTCGGGGGAAACGCTGAGCAAGGACCAGTGCGTGGTCCGCGGCGGCGTCCTCACCCTGGTCGGCAACGGCGACGACACCGCTGCCACCTGCGGCATCGCCTGGCACGACGATCGCACCTACGGTCGGTGGGAGGTGCGGGCGCGGTTCCCGGCGCCCGCCGACCACGACTTCAACCCGGTGCTGCTGCTGTGGCCGGAGAGCGACACCAACGCCGACGGCGAGATCGATTTCGCCGAGATCTACGACCCGGCGCGCCAGTTCGTGGAGAGCTGGCTGCACGGCAAGGGCAACACCGACGCCGGCCACACCAGGAAGGACCCGTTCGACATCACCGGGTGGCACAACTACGCCGTCGAATGGCAGCCCGACCACGTCACCTGCTACATCGACGGCGTCGCCTGGGCGACCTACGGCATGCCGGGGACCATCCCGGACCAGCCGATGCACCTGGTCATCCAGCAGAACCACAACCGGCACAAGCCGCAGCCGCCCCTCCGCAGCACCGCGGAGGTCGACCGGGTTCGCCTGTACGAGTGA
- a CDS encoding DapH/DapD/GlmU-related protein, which translates to MRIELWSMTVGAVVNGVLGSAVVPRPLRLLGYRAFGARIRSGNIFAGLRIYGALRNIEIGRRTFLNAECYLESVGPIRIGEACQFGPQVMIVTSHHPTLPDGRVSRVAQARPVVIGDRVWVGARAQILPGVRIADDVVIAAGAVVARDCPVPGVYAGVPARLVRETTVAGQPA; encoded by the coding sequence GTGCGCATCGAGCTGTGGTCGATGACCGTCGGTGCGGTCGTCAACGGCGTGCTCGGCAGCGCCGTGGTGCCGCGCCCGCTGCGGCTGCTCGGCTACCGCGCGTTCGGCGCGCGCATCCGGTCCGGCAACATCTTCGCCGGGCTGCGCATCTACGGCGCCCTGCGCAACATCGAGATCGGCCGCCGCACCTTCCTCAACGCCGAGTGCTACCTGGAGTCGGTCGGCCCGATCAGGATCGGCGAGGCCTGCCAGTTCGGGCCGCAGGTCATGATCGTCACCTCGCACCACCCGACGCTGCCCGACGGCAGGGTCTCCCGCGTCGCGCAGGCGCGGCCGGTGGTGATCGGGGACCGGGTGTGGGTCGGTGCGCGGGCGCAGATCCTGCCCGGCGTGCGCATCGCCGACGACGTGGTGATCGCGGCCGGCGCCGTCGTCGCGCGGGACTGCCCGGTGCCCGGCGTCTACGCCGGCGTGCCGGCCCGGCTGGTGCGCGAGACGACCGTGGCGGGACAGCCGGCGTGA
- a CDS encoding glycosyltransferase family 2 protein, protein MSAAAVSVCIPAYQAGRYLADTVRSVLAQTLDDVEVVVLDNASTDETPDILRGFTDPRLRVLRNDRVLPLAENWNRVVAESRGRFVKLVCADDLLHPDCVRRQYEVLASDPAIALVCARRDMINEAGEVLAANRGLRGLVGRQPAGTVIRKIVRHGGNPLGEPGGALFRREQFDAVGGFDARWKFPMDLALWIGLLGHGDFVGQRESLAAFRVRRSSLSARAQRAEYAEQRALSEGLASDPGWGVRPVDRLVGAAMAPGARLRRQALFLVAKRQGERG, encoded by the coding sequence GTGAGCGCGGCCGCGGTCTCCGTGTGCATCCCGGCCTACCAGGCCGGGCGCTACCTCGCCGACACGGTCCGGAGCGTCCTGGCGCAGACCCTCGACGACGTCGAGGTCGTCGTGCTGGACAACGCCTCCACCGACGAGACCCCGGACATCCTGCGGGGGTTCACCGATCCCCGGCTGCGGGTGCTCCGCAACGACCGGGTGCTGCCGCTGGCGGAGAACTGGAACCGCGTCGTCGCCGAGTCCCGCGGCCGGTTCGTCAAGCTGGTGTGCGCCGACGACCTGCTGCACCCGGACTGCGTGCGCAGGCAGTACGAGGTGCTCGCGAGCGACCCCGCGATCGCCCTGGTGTGCGCCCGCCGCGACATGATCAACGAGGCCGGCGAGGTGCTGGCCGCCAACCGCGGCCTGCGCGGGCTGGTGGGCCGCCAGCCGGCGGGCACGGTGATCCGCAAGATCGTCCGCCACGGCGGCAACCCGCTCGGGGAGCCCGGCGGCGCCTTGTTCCGGCGGGAGCAGTTCGACGCGGTCGGCGGGTTCGACGCCCGCTGGAAGTTCCCGATGGACCTGGCGCTGTGGATCGGCCTGCTCGGCCACGGCGACTTCGTCGGCCAGCGGGAGTCGCTGGCCGCGTTCCGGGTCCGGCGGAGCTCGTTGTCGGCGCGGGCGCAGCGCGCGGAGTACGCCGAGCAGCGGGCGCTGTCGGAGGGGCTGGCCAGCGATCCGGGGTGGGGCGTGCGGCCGGTCGACCGCCTGGTCGGTGCGGCGATGGCGCCGGGTGCCCGTCTGCGCAGGCAGGCGCTGTTCCTGGTCGCGAAGCGGCAGGGCGAGCGGGGGTAG